One genomic window of Kaistia geumhonensis includes the following:
- a CDS encoding proton-conducting transporter transmembrane domain-containing protein — MTPDAALSPLAPLLLALASLFPLALLALTLAAPGFRPRLAGLLWLAPLPGLAAALLATGGAVALPAPLALGLALDEPGALLLGSAALIWCAAGIAAPAWWGERLRSLPYQAWWLATLAGSMTVFIAADLVTFYLAFSLVSLAGYGLVTRDGTPAALKAGRVYFALAVTGEAFLLSGFVLLALGAGGETRIAAIVAALPSAPLVTPALVLVLLGLAAKLGLVPLHLWMPPSYGAAPYPAAAVLSGAAVKAGVIGLVRFLPFGTPLETLGMALAVAGFFSAFFGVAVGLTQRHPKHVLAYSSISQMGVIAAVAGLSLAAGRAVAPTEIAFYGLHHVFAKGGLFLALAALSMNGGRGRAALFWPAAIVALGIAGLPLTGGALAKLAIKDALGSGWPKTLGSVSAVASTVLMLHFLTLASVARSRDASAIAPVAIRAAWWGTALASLVLPWLLFPMVGGSIAEALAPSSLLELAWPVMAGAALFALLRLWRNRPSLPPGDILAIIRQGEPWLGRLSNGVAAIEGFLTDWTVAGAVLLLLAIALAGAML, encoded by the coding sequence ATGACGCCGGACGCCGCCCTCTCGCCGCTTGCCCCGCTCCTGCTCGCGCTCGCCAGCCTCTTTCCGCTGGCACTTCTCGCTCTGACGCTTGCTGCACCCGGCTTCCGGCCGAGGCTCGCCGGCCTGCTCTGGCTGGCGCCGCTGCCGGGGCTCGCGGCGGCGCTCCTCGCGACCGGAGGCGCCGTCGCCCTCCCCGCGCCGCTTGCGCTTGGGCTCGCGCTCGACGAGCCCGGCGCGCTGCTGCTCGGTTCCGCCGCGCTCATCTGGTGCGCCGCCGGCATCGCAGCGCCGGCCTGGTGGGGCGAGCGGCTGCGCAGCCTGCCCTATCAGGCCTGGTGGCTGGCGACGCTCGCCGGCAGCATGACGGTCTTCATCGCCGCCGATCTCGTCACCTTCTATCTCGCCTTCTCGCTGGTGAGCCTCGCCGGCTACGGCCTCGTGACGCGCGACGGGACGCCCGCGGCGCTGAAGGCCGGCCGCGTCTATTTCGCCCTGGCCGTCACGGGCGAGGCGTTCCTGCTCTCCGGCTTCGTGCTGCTGGCGCTCGGCGCCGGCGGGGAAACGCGGATCGCGGCGATCGTCGCGGCGCTGCCATCCGCGCCACTCGTGACGCCCGCCCTCGTCCTCGTCCTTCTCGGCCTTGCCGCGAAGCTCGGCCTGGTGCCGCTGCACCTGTGGATGCCGCCGAGCTATGGCGCCGCGCCCTACCCCGCCGCCGCCGTCCTCTCCGGCGCGGCGGTGAAGGCCGGAGTGATCGGCCTCGTGCGCTTCCTGCCCTTCGGGACACCGCTCGAGACGCTCGGCATGGCGCTCGCGGTCGCCGGCTTCTTCTCGGCCTTCTTCGGCGTCGCGGTCGGCCTGACGCAGCGCCACCCCAAGCACGTCCTCGCTTATTCCAGCATCAGCCAGATGGGAGTCATCGCCGCGGTGGCCGGGCTCTCGCTCGCCGCCGGTCGCGCCGTAGCCCCGACCGAGATCGCCTTCTATGGCCTGCACCACGTCTTCGCCAAGGGCGGCCTCTTCCTCGCGCTCGCCGCACTGTCCATGAACGGTGGCCGTGGCCGGGCGGCTCTCTTCTGGCCGGCGGCGATCGTGGCGCTCGGCATCGCCGGCCTGCCGCTGACGGGCGGCGCGCTCGCCAAACTCGCCATCAAGGACGCTCTCGGCAGCGGCTGGCCCAAGACGCTCGGCAGTGTCTCGGCGGTCGCGAGCACCGTGCTGATGCTGCATTTCCTGACGCTCGCGAGCGTGGCCCGGTCCCGCGACGCCTCAGCCATTGCGCCGGTCGCGATCCGCGCCGCCTGGTGGGGTACGGCGCTGGCCTCGCTCGTCCTGCCCTGGCTGCTGTTCCCCATGGTCGGCGGCAGCATCGCCGAAGCCCTCGCGCCGTCATCGCTCCTCGAACTCGCATGGCCGGTCATGGCTGGCGCCGCGCTCTTCGCGCTGCTGCGCCTCTGGCGGAACCGGCCGAGCCTGCCGCCCGGCGACATCCTCGCGATCATCCGGCAGGGGGAGCCCTGGCTTGGCAGGCTCTCGAACGGTGTCGCGGCGATCGAGGGCTTCCTCACCGACTGGACGGTGGCGGGCGCGGTGCTGCTGCTGCTCGCCATCGCGCTGGCCGGCGCGATGCTCTGA
- a CDS encoding complex I subunit 5 family protein, producing MNAAMLATTPGGGLLVAAITVPVIGILLLWLVRPRDVETVALAALLANLGVALAVLEKVAAGAAPLVYLIGGWQPPLGLALRADGIAAVFMAMAAIVLVPVAVYARGQFGAPGERRPMVFWTMLLAITAALNLIFLGEDLFNLYVALELLTFAAVPLVSLDGSRETLKAALRYLVFALAGSVLYLLGVAIIYGAYGTLDLGGLAALRGPDGALLVAVGLMTAGLAAKTALFPLHLWLPPAHAGAPPAASAVLSALVVKGSFFIALRLWFDLLPPERAVAGSTLLGVFGAAAVVVGSAMALRQARLKLLVAYSTVAQLGYLFLVFPLGLGSGAAPFESTAWTAGALQLMAHAFAKAAMFMAAGLVYEAIGHDRIAEFRGLGRIAPLTVLTMTLASISLMGLPPSGGFSAKWLMLTAAFGEGAWWWVLVIAAGGLLAAGYVFRILVPAFTPPEEPAARKKPVVVTREAAALALALAAILIGFLPLAPWPLLAVGRIAAGAP from the coding sequence GTGAACGCCGCGATGCTCGCGACGACCCCGGGCGGCGGACTGCTCGTCGCCGCGATCACCGTGCCGGTGATCGGCATCCTGCTGCTCTGGCTGGTCCGCCCGCGCGACGTCGAGACCGTGGCGCTGGCCGCCCTCCTCGCCAATCTCGGCGTCGCTCTCGCGGTCCTCGAGAAGGTGGCGGCGGGCGCCGCTCCGCTCGTCTATCTCATCGGCGGCTGGCAGCCGCCGCTCGGCCTCGCGCTCCGCGCCGACGGCATCGCCGCCGTCTTCATGGCCATGGCCGCCATCGTGCTGGTGCCGGTCGCGGTCTATGCCCGCGGGCAGTTCGGCGCGCCCGGCGAGCGGCGGCCGATGGTCTTCTGGACCATGCTGCTCGCCATCACCGCCGCGCTGAACCTGATCTTTCTCGGCGAGGACCTCTTCAATCTCTATGTGGCGCTCGAACTGCTGACCTTCGCGGCCGTGCCGCTGGTCAGCCTCGACGGCAGCCGCGAGACGCTGAAGGCGGCGCTGCGCTATCTCGTGTTCGCGCTCGCGGGGTCGGTTCTCTACCTGCTCGGCGTCGCGATCATCTACGGCGCCTATGGCACGCTCGATCTCGGCGGCCTCGCCGCGCTGCGCGGGCCGGACGGCGCGCTGCTCGTCGCGGTCGGCCTCATGACCGCGGGGCTCGCGGCGAAGACCGCGCTCTTCCCGCTGCATCTCTGGCTGCCGCCCGCCCATGCCGGCGCGCCGCCGGCGGCGAGCGCCGTCCTGTCGGCTCTGGTGGTGAAAGGCTCGTTCTTCATCGCGCTGAGGCTCTGGTTCGACCTCCTGCCGCCGGAGCGGGCGGTGGCGGGATCGACGCTGCTCGGCGTGTTCGGCGCCGCAGCCGTCGTCGTCGGATCGGCCATGGCGCTGCGCCAGGCGCGGCTGAAGCTGCTCGTCGCCTATTCGACCGTCGCGCAGCTCGGCTATCTGTTCCTCGTCTTCCCGCTCGGCCTCGGCAGCGGCGCCGCGCCGTTCGAGAGCACCGCCTGGACGGCGGGCGCGCTGCAACTGATGGCCCACGCCTTCGCCAAGGCGGCGATGTTCATGGCGGCCGGCCTCGTCTACGAGGCCATCGGCCATGACAGGATCGCCGAATTCCGCGGTCTCGGCCGCATCGCGCCGCTCACCGTGCTCACCATGACGCTCGCCTCGATCTCGCTGATGGGGCTGCCGCCGTCCGGCGGCTTCTCCGCCAAGTGGCTGATGCTGACGGCGGCCTTCGGCGAGGGGGCGTGGTGGTGGGTGCTGGTGATCGCCGCCGGCGGCCTGCTCGCGGCCGGCTATGTCTTCCGCATCCTCGTGCCGGCCTTCACGCCGCCCGAAGAGCCGGCCGCGCGCAAGAAGCCGGTCGTCGTCACGCGCGAAGCGGCGGCGCTGGCGCTCGCGCTCGCCGCCATCCTCATCGGCTTCCTGCCGCTCGCGCCCTGGCCGCTTCTCGCCGTCGGCCGCATCGCCGCGGGGGCGCCATGA
- a CDS encoding NADH-quinone oxidoreductase subunit K yields the protein MSLAPFDAATLFGLMGAILVGLGLYGVVLLESFLRRLLAFNLLGGGVFILFGVVARRGAGAGFSGDPVPQALVITGIVVAFCATALAITLIERLGEEDGDDASGGGS from the coding sequence ATGAGCCTCGCCCCGTTCGACGCCGCCACCCTGTTCGGGCTGATGGGAGCGATCCTCGTCGGCCTCGGGCTCTATGGCGTCGTCCTGCTCGAAAGCTTCCTGCGGCGGCTGCTCGCCTTCAATCTCCTCGGCGGCGGCGTCTTCATCCTGTTCGGCGTCGTCGCCCGCCGCGGCGCCGGGGCGGGCTTCAGCGGCGATCCGGTGCCGCAGGCGCTGGTGATCACCGGCATCGTCGTCGCCTTCTGCGCCACCGCGCTCGCAATCACGCTGATCGAGCGGCTCGGCGAGGAGGACGGCGACGACGCGTCCGGAGGCGGCTCGTGA
- a CDS encoding hydrogenase subunit MbhD domain-containing protein — MTALVLDGGIALLTIGIAAWTIRAGDDFAAVVGFIAYGLVLTLAWTRLGAYDVALTEAAIGGGATGVILMRAGARVKPAPASRPSRLARIIVGALSAAVAAGLAAVVLLPPQPAPSLALDVREHLASTGLGNPIGGVLMAYRAADTFLETVVVLLALFGVWSLGRDAHWGGRPGPAPRPGIGGPLPLFARILVPAGIVIGIYIVWVGADAPGGKFQGATILAAMAILAGMAGLVAAPATSGRRLRWLLAAGPIVFVGIGLAGIPLAGAFLAYPPGFEKPLILVIEVALTVSLAAMLALIVAGPPERSP, encoded by the coding sequence ATGACGGCGCTCGTCCTCGATGGCGGCATCGCCCTGCTCACGATCGGCATCGCCGCCTGGACGATCCGCGCGGGCGACGATTTCGCCGCCGTCGTCGGCTTCATCGCCTATGGTCTCGTTCTAACGCTCGCCTGGACGCGGCTCGGCGCCTACGACGTCGCGCTGACGGAGGCGGCCATCGGCGGCGGCGCGACCGGCGTCATCCTGATGCGGGCCGGCGCGCGGGTGAAGCCGGCGCCGGCGAGCCGCCCGTCCAGGCTTGCGCGGATCATCGTCGGCGCTCTCTCGGCGGCCGTCGCGGCCGGCCTTGCGGCGGTGGTCCTGCTGCCGCCGCAGCCGGCGCCGAGCCTCGCCCTGGACGTTCGCGAGCATCTCGCCTCGACCGGGCTCGGCAATCCGATCGGCGGCGTCCTGATGGCCTATCGCGCCGCCGACACCTTCCTCGAGACGGTGGTGGTCCTGCTGGCGCTGTTCGGCGTCTGGTCGCTCGGCCGCGACGCGCATTGGGGCGGACGCCCGGGACCTGCCCCGCGGCCGGGGATCGGCGGCCCGCTGCCGCTCTTCGCGCGCATCCTCGTCCCCGCCGGCATCGTCATCGGCATCTACATCGTCTGGGTCGGCGCCGACGCTCCGGGCGGCAAATTCCAGGGCGCGACGATCCTCGCAGCCATGGCGATCCTCGCCGGCATGGCCGGCCTCGTGGCTGCGCCGGCGACATCCGGGCGGCGACTGCGCTGGCTGCTCGCCGCCGGGCCGATCGTCTTCGTCGGCATCGGCCTTGCCGGCATCCCGCTCGCCGGGGCTTTCCTCGCCTATCCGCCCGGCTTCGAAAAACCGCTGATCCTGGTTATCGAGGTGGCGCTGACCGTCTCGCTCGCCGCCATGCTGGCGCTGATCGTCGCCGGCCCGCCGGAGCGGTCTCCATGA
- a CDS encoding cation:proton antiporter: MNALVGLFSTVAIAAGIVFFVAGTTGLLRFPDALTRLHALTKADNLGLGLIVLGLLPLSGSLGAALKLVVIWALVQFAGATVAQMIGALAAGEHPPSGGRRRR, encoded by the coding sequence ATGAACGCGCTTGTCGGACTCTTCAGCACGGTCGCCATCGCGGCCGGCATCGTCTTCTTTGTCGCCGGGACGACCGGCTTGCTGCGCTTCCCCGATGCGCTGACGCGTCTGCATGCGCTCACCAAGGCCGACAATCTCGGCCTCGGCCTGATCGTGCTCGGCCTGCTGCCGCTCTCGGGAAGCCTCGGCGCCGCCCTGAAGCTCGTCGTGATCTGGGCGCTCGTGCAGTTCGCCGGCGCGACGGTGGCGCAGATGATCGGCGCCCTGGCGGCGGGCGAGCATCCGCCCTCCGGGGGGCGCAGGCGGCGATGA
- a CDS encoding monovalent cation/H+ antiporter complex subunit F, with protein sequence MAEALTLAAIAVLAAVAVGLVRVLRGPSRLDRMMAVQLLGSGGVAVLALLAVASATEAILDVALTLALLAAFASVALARALGQARADGEEAGR encoded by the coding sequence ATGGCTGAGGCGCTCACGCTCGCCGCGATCGCGGTTCTCGCGGCGGTCGCGGTGGGACTCGTCCGCGTTCTCCGCGGCCCCTCCCGGCTTGACCGGATGATGGCCGTGCAACTCCTCGGATCGGGCGGCGTCGCCGTGCTGGCGCTGCTGGCGGTGGCGAGTGCGACGGAGGCGATCCTCGACGTGGCGCTGACGCTGGCGCTGCTCGCCGCCTTCGCCTCGGTGGCGCTCGCCCGCGCGCTCGGGCAGGCCCGCGCGGATGGCGAGGAGGCAGGGCGATGA
- a CDS encoding Na+/H+ antiporter subunit E, which translates to MRRHARSAGRFAAFLALWCILMGLDPKDLIVGLCAAAFGTLAAGALLPDSARRPSARGLMRFTAAFLKQSLLAGIDVAKRAFSPRLPLAPGFVAFRPSLPAGLYRDAFVSISAMMPGTLPVGGDGKDGVVVHCLDEHQPVLREMAKDEARLRAVFSGGGKHG; encoded by the coding sequence ATGAGGCGACACGCGCGATCGGCCGGCCGTTTCGCTGCGTTTCTCGCGCTCTGGTGCATCCTCATGGGCCTCGATCCGAAGGATCTCATTGTCGGCCTGTGCGCGGCAGCGTTCGGCACGCTGGCGGCGGGCGCCCTCCTGCCCGATTCGGCACGGCGACCCTCGGCGCGGGGGCTGATGCGCTTCACCGCGGCCTTCCTGAAGCAATCGCTCCTCGCGGGGATCGACGTCGCCAAGCGGGCCTTCTCGCCGCGGTTGCCGCTGGCGCCCGGCTTCGTCGCGTTCCGCCCTTCCCTGCCGGCAGGGCTCTATCGCGACGCCTTCGTCAGCATATCGGCCATGATGCCGGGAACATTGCCGGTCGGCGGCGATGGGAAGGACGGGGTCGTCGTCCATTGCCTCGACGAGCACCAGCCTGTGCTGCGCGAGATGGCGAAGGACGAGGCACGGCTGCGCGCCGTCTTTTCGGGGGGCGGAAAGCATGGCTGA
- a CDS encoding efflux RND transporter periplasmic adaptor subunit gives MSTAWGKRRLAGVAVMALALPLLSACGREEEKQAAAPRPVRTITVERAPAVETVVLTGQVQARNEAAMAFRIGGRMIERPVNVGDRVKAGQLLAKLDPANELNALRSAQAAVAAAEGQLVTSENAFERQDRLLASGFTTRANWDQANQALRAARSQLDDAEAQLQIAQDRVGFTELYADVDGSVTARGAEPGEVVQAGQMIVRLAQQDGRDAVFDVPPQVLRTTPPDSEITIRLTSDPSVTAIGRVREVAPQADAQTRNFAVRVGINEPPAAMLLGSTVSGTVKVSDGPVMALPATALTTSEGKPAVFVVNPADSTVALRNIELVRHDPGTVIVADGITPGEVVVTAGVQALHPGQVVRTVAATVPSGTTP, from the coding sequence ATGAGCACCGCATGGGGTAAGCGGCGCCTCGCAGGCGTCGCCGTGATGGCGCTGGCGCTGCCGCTGCTCTCGGCCTGCGGCCGCGAGGAAGAGAAGCAGGCAGCGGCGCCGCGGCCCGTGCGGACCATCACGGTCGAGCGTGCTCCAGCCGTCGAGACCGTCGTCCTCACCGGCCAGGTTCAGGCGCGCAACGAGGCGGCGATGGCCTTCCGCATCGGCGGGCGCATGATCGAGCGTCCGGTCAATGTGGGCGACCGCGTCAAGGCCGGTCAGCTTCTGGCCAAGCTCGATCCCGCCAACGAACTCAACGCGCTGCGTTCGGCGCAGGCAGCCGTCGCCGCCGCCGAGGGGCAACTCGTCACGTCCGAGAACGCTTTCGAGCGGCAGGACCGCCTGCTCGCCAGCGGATTCACGACGCGGGCCAACTGGGACCAGGCCAATCAGGCGCTGCGTGCCGCCCGCTCGCAGCTGGACGATGCCGAGGCGCAGCTCCAGATCGCGCAGGACCGTGTCGGCTTCACCGAGCTCTACGCCGATGTCGACGGCTCCGTGACCGCGCGCGGCGCCGAGCCGGGCGAGGTCGTCCAGGCCGGTCAGATGATCGTCCGCCTCGCGCAGCAGGACGGCCGCGACGCCGTGTTCGACGTGCCGCCGCAGGTGTTGCGCACGACGCCGCCCGATTCGGAGATCACGATCCGCCTCACCTCCGACCCGTCGGTGACGGCGATCGGGCGCGTCCGGGAAGTCGCTCCCCAGGCCGACGCGCAGACCCGCAATTTCGCGGTCCGCGTCGGCATCAACGAGCCGCCGGCCGCGATGCTTCTCGGATCGACGGTCAGCGGCACGGTCAAGGTCAGCGATGGGCCCGTCATGGCCCTGCCGGCCACCGCACTGACCACGTCCGAAGGCAAGCCGGCGGTTTTCGTCGTCAATCCGGCCGATTCGACCGTGGCGCTGCGCAATATCGAGCTCGTCCGCCACGATCCGGGCACCGTGATCGTCGCGGACGGCATCACGCCCGGCGAGGTCGTGGTGACCGCCGGCGTGCAGGCGTTGCATCCGGGCCAGGTCGTGCGCACCGTCGCCGCGACGGTCCCGTCCGGGACGACGCCATGA
- a CDS encoding efflux RND transporter permease subunit yields the protein MKGLNLSAWALSHRQFIVYWMVAFIVAGVTAFIHLGRAEDPAITIKTMIVGAAWPGATLDDTLQQVTERLERKIQEIPEVDDVRSETTAGRTTLFVNLKDEITSAEVPDIWYEVRKGIGDIRGSLPQGVVGPVFNDDFGDTFGTIYGFTADGFTQRELRDYVENIRSKLLSLPDVSKIEILGAQDERIFVEFSTEQLAGLGIDRGQLIAALQAQNVVSPAGTIETGDERIAVRVSGAFESEQDLLNINFVSNGRLIRLRDIAEVHRGYADPPQPMFRVNGKPAIGLAISMKDGGDVLALGANIRSSMQAITAELPIGIEPNLVADQAEVVDVAIGEFTTSLWQAIAIIAVVSFVSLGIRAGTVVALAIPLSLAMVFVVMDATGIDLQRISLGALIIALSLLVDDAMTTVDSISSRLAAGESKEEAASNTFKTLALAMLTGTLVTAAGFVPIGFAQSSAGEYTFSIFAVVGIALVVSWIGAVTFSPLIAAVLLKKPEPKKADARPSRIVAGFRAVLITAMRMRWVTIGIAVAAFVVALITLPHVPRQFFPSSDRAELLVDLRLPQNASIEASADASARLDAFLASDPDVAQWSTYVGRGAIRFYLPLNVELANPFFSQAVVIAKDVPARLRLQDKLEKLLADDFPGAVTRVSPLELGPPVGWPVQYRVSGPEVEQVRAIAQKLAGIVSSDRDALRVNYDWMEPARMVRVRIDQDEARLLGLSSASLASALNSVVSGTTVTQVRDDIYLVDVVARATSADRLSLSNLQTLQVPLANGRTVPLSQVARFEFSQEYPLIWRRDRVPTLTVQADVAPESSPEAVVDGLAPKIAELSASLPAGYQIAVGGTVEESASSQASVMVVVPFMLFLMITFLMVQLQSFVRLLLVMSVVPLGLIGVVGALFIFNRPLGFVAILGILSLMGLIAKNAVILIEQIESERRSGQPVWDAVVNATVSRFRPIMLTAISTILGMIPIAPTIFWGPMAFAIMGGLLVATLLTLVFLPTLYVTFFRAKEGEGAPKASEPTPPVGEPAAA from the coding sequence ATGAAAGGCCTCAATCTCTCGGCCTGGGCGCTCTCGCATCGCCAGTTCATCGTCTACTGGATGGTGGCCTTCATCGTCGCCGGGGTGACGGCCTTCATCCATCTCGGCCGCGCCGAGGATCCGGCGATCACCATCAAGACGATGATCGTCGGCGCCGCGTGGCCGGGCGCCACGCTCGACGACACGCTGCAGCAGGTGACGGAACGGCTGGAGCGCAAGATCCAGGAGATCCCGGAGGTCGACGACGTCCGCAGCGAGACCACCGCCGGGCGGACGACGCTGTTCGTGAACCTCAAGGACGAGATCACCTCGGCCGAGGTTCCCGACATCTGGTACGAGGTACGCAAGGGCATCGGGGACATTCGCGGGTCGCTGCCGCAGGGCGTCGTGGGCCCGGTCTTCAACGACGATTTCGGCGATACCTTCGGCACCATCTACGGCTTCACCGCCGACGGGTTCACGCAGCGCGAACTGCGCGACTATGTGGAGAATATCCGCTCGAAGCTGCTCTCTCTGCCCGATGTCTCGAAGATCGAGATCCTCGGCGCGCAGGACGAGCGCATCTTCGTCGAGTTCTCGACGGAACAGCTCGCCGGTCTCGGCATCGACCGCGGCCAGTTGATCGCGGCGCTGCAGGCGCAGAACGTCGTCAGCCCCGCCGGCACGATCGAGACGGGCGACGAGCGCATCGCCGTCCGCGTCTCCGGCGCCTTCGAATCCGAGCAGGACCTGCTCAACATCAATTTCGTCTCGAACGGGCGGCTGATCCGCCTGCGCGACATCGCCGAGGTGCATCGCGGCTATGCCGATCCGCCGCAGCCGATGTTCCGCGTCAACGGCAAGCCGGCGATCGGCCTCGCCATCTCGATGAAGGATGGCGGCGACGTGCTCGCGCTCGGCGCCAATATCCGCTCGTCCATGCAGGCGATCACCGCCGAGCTGCCGATCGGCATCGAGCCGAACCTCGTCGCCGACCAGGCCGAGGTTGTGGACGTCGCGATCGGCGAATTCACCACCTCGCTCTGGCAGGCGATCGCGATCATCGCCGTCGTCAGCTTCGTCAGCCTCGGCATCCGCGCCGGCACCGTTGTGGCGCTCGCCATCCCGCTGTCGCTGGCGATGGTCTTCGTCGTCATGGACGCGACGGGCATCGATCTTCAGCGTATCTCGCTCGGCGCGCTGATCATCGCGCTCAGCCTGCTCGTCGACGACGCGATGACGACGGTCGATTCCATCTCGTCGCGGCTTGCCGCGGGCGAGAGCAAGGAAGAGGCGGCATCCAACACCTTCAAGACGCTGGCGCTCGCCATGCTGACCGGGACGCTCGTGACCGCCGCCGGCTTCGTGCCGATCGGCTTCGCGCAGAGCTCGGCCGGCGAGTACACCTTCTCGATTTTCGCCGTGGTCGGCATCGCCCTCGTCGTCTCGTGGATCGGCGCCGTCACCTTCTCGCCGCTCATCGCCGCCGTGCTTCTGAAGAAGCCGGAGCCGAAGAAGGCCGACGCCAGGCCGAGCCGCATCGTCGCGGGCTTCCGTGCCGTGCTCATCACCGCGATGCGCATGCGCTGGGTGACGATCGGCATCGCGGTCGCCGCCTTCGTGGTGGCGCTCATCACGCTGCCGCATGTGCCGCGCCAGTTCTTCCCGTCCTCGGACCGGGCCGAGCTGCTCGTTGACCTCCGCCTGCCGCAGAATGCGTCGATCGAGGCCAGCGCCGACGCCTCGGCGCGGCTCGACGCCTTCCTCGCGTCCGACCCCGACGTCGCGCAGTGGAGCACCTATGTCGGCCGCGGCGCGATCCGCTTCTACCTGCCGCTGAATGTCGAGCTCGCCAATCCGTTCTTCTCGCAGGCGGTCGTCATCGCGAAGGACGTTCCTGCCCGGCTGCGCCTGCAAGACAAGCTCGAGAAGCTGCTGGCCGATGATTTCCCGGGCGCCGTGACGCGCGTCTCGCCGCTCGAGCTCGGTCCGCCGGTCGGCTGGCCGGTGCAGTATCGCGTCAGCGGCCCGGAGGTCGAACAGGTCCGCGCGATCGCGCAGAAGCTCGCCGGCATCGTTTCGTCCGACCGCGATGCGCTGCGCGTCAATTATGACTGGATGGAGCCGGCGCGCATGGTGCGCGTCCGCATCGACCAGGACGAGGCGCGGCTGCTCGGCCTTTCGTCGGCCTCGCTCGCCTCGGCGCTGAATTCCGTCGTTTCCGGCACCACGGTCACGCAGGTCCGCGACGACATCTATCTGGTCGACGTCGTCGCGCGTGCCACGAGCGCCGACCGCCTCTCGCTGTCCAACCTCCAGACGCTGCAGGTGCCGCTCGCCAATGGCCGCACGGTGCCGCTCTCGCAGGTCGCGCGATTCGAGTTCAGCCAGGAATATCCGCTGATCTGGCGGCGAGACCGCGTCCCGACGCTGACGGTCCAGGCCGATGTGGCGCCCGAAAGCTCGCCCGAAGCCGTCGTGGACGGGCTGGCGCCGAAGATCGCCGAGCTCTCGGCCTCGCTTCCCGCCGGCTATCAGATCGCCGTGGGCGGCACGGTCGAGGAGAGCGCCTCCTCGCAGGCCTCCGTCATGGTCGTCGTGCCGTTCATGCTGTTCCTGATGATCACCTTCCTGATGGTGCAGCTCCAGAGCTTCGTGCGGCTGCTGCTCGTCATGAGCGTGGTGCCGCTCGGGCTCATCGGCGTCGTCGGCGCGCTGTTCATCTTCAACCGCCCGCTCGGCTTCGTCGCCATCCTCGGCATCCTGTCGCTGATGGGGCTCATCGCGAAGAATGCCGTCATCCTCATCGAGCAGATCGAATCGGAACGGCGGAGCGGACAGCCGGTCTGGGACGCGGTCGTCAACGCGACGGTGTCGCGCTTCCGGCCGATCATGCTGACGGCGATCTCGACGATCCTCGGCATGATCCCGATCGCGCCGACCATCTTCTGGGGCCCCATGGCCTTCGCGATCATGGGCGGCCTCCTGGTCGCGACGCTCCTGACGCTCGTGTTCCTGCCGACGCTCTACGTCACCTTCTTCCGCGCGAAGGAAGGCGAGGGCGCGCCGAAAGCCTCCGAACCAACGCCGCCTGTGGGCGAACCCGCGGCGGCCTGA
- a CDS encoding AI-2E family transporter has translation MPETPPKFALLERGGWRAIAVGLLVVLGVGLGLAFLWFTASSLFVVFAGVLFAAFLDACARGLRPILPIGRTWRLSIVIVILTAITVLALLRGAAKLPEQVRALIAIIDAQIDVLQERLLAFGIDSLGPEGGRNFQGLLPDMGQLFGHATVAVGTATSVLTTTIVIIFVGVTLAFDPAGYRDSALVLVPPRARPRVRSVLDEMGSVLRAWLLGQAVRMLLMGVVVWLSLYLLGVPGAFILGIQAGLLNFIPYLGPIVAAIPIALVAMPLGTPMLIWAVGIYTVIQTIEGYIIGPMIQKRAADVPSAWTLIGIVLFGTLFGTLGVALAMPLMAVGRIALIRFYVEDWLGDRQA, from the coding sequence ATGCCCGAGACGCCGCCCAAATTCGCCTTGCTCGAGCGCGGCGGCTGGCGGGCCATCGCCGTCGGACTTCTGGTGGTCCTGGGGGTCGGTCTCGGCCTCGCCTTCCTCTGGTTCACGGCCTCGAGCCTCTTCGTCGTCTTCGCCGGCGTGCTCTTCGCGGCCTTTCTCGACGCCTGTGCCCGCGGGCTGCGGCCGATCCTGCCGATCGGCCGGACGTGGCGGCTCAGCATCGTCATCGTGATCCTGACGGCGATCACGGTTCTCGCCCTGCTGCGGGGCGCCGCGAAGCTGCCGGAGCAGGTGCGCGCACTGATCGCCATCATCGATGCGCAGATCGACGTGCTGCAGGAGCGTCTTCTCGCCTTCGGCATCGACTCGCTCGGGCCGGAGGGCGGCCGCAATTTCCAGGGCCTGCTGCCCGACATGGGCCAGCTTTTCGGCCACGCGACGGTGGCGGTCGGCACGGCGACGAGCGTGCTCACCACCACGATCGTCATCATCTTCGTCGGCGTCACGCTGGCCTTCGATCCGGCCGGCTATCGCGACAGCGCGCTTGTCCTGGTGCCGCCGCGCGCGCGTCCGCGCGTCCGCTCCGTCCTCGACGAAATGGGCTCGGTGCTGCGCGCCTGGCTGCTGGGACAGGCGGTGCGCATGCTGCTGATGGGCGTCGTGGTCTGGCTGTCGCTCTATCTGCTCGGCGTGCCGGGCGCCTTCATTCTCGGCATCCAGGCGGGCCTGCTCAACTTCATCCCCTATCTCGGGCCCATCGTCGCCGCCATCCCGATCGCGCTCGTGGCCATGCCGCTCGGCACCCCGATGCTGATCTGGGCGGTCGGCATCTACACCGTCATCCAGACGATCGAGGGCTACATCATCGGCCCGATGATCCAGAAGCGCGCGGCCGACGTGCCCTCCGCCTGGACGCTGATCGGCATCGTGCTGTTCGGAACGCTGTTCGGAACGCTCGGCGTCGCGCTCGCCATGCCGCTGATGGCGGTCGGTCGAATCGCGCTGATCCGCTTCTATGTCGAGGACTGGCTCGGCGACCGCCAGGCCTGA